One window of the Eucalyptus grandis isolate ANBG69807.140 chromosome 6, ASM1654582v1, whole genome shotgun sequence genome contains the following:
- the LOC104450203 gene encoding transcription factor ILR3-like, whose protein sequence is MVSPEHTNWIYDCGLIDDIAAVADGDFQVSGSGYTWPVQPLNGSSIFSTEIDGSFGESDGVKENGSKKRVRTESCGTSSSKACREKLRRDRLNDKFLELASLLEPGRPPKADKAAILIDAVRMVTQLRGEAQKLKDSNSSLQEKIKELKAEKNELRDEKQRLKAEKEKLEHQLKATSAQPNFLPPPPAMPAAFATQGQAPGNKLVPFLGYPGVAMWQFMPPAAVDTSQDHVLRPPVA, encoded by the exons ATGGTGTCTCCGGAGCACACGAATTGGATCTACGACTGCGGCCTCATCGACGACATCGCCGCCGTGGCCGACGGGGATTTCCAGGTCTCCGGCTCCGGGTACACGTGGCCCGTCCAGCCCCTCAACGGATCTTCCATCTTCAG CACGGAAATTGATGGTTCCTTTGGGGAGTCAGATGGAGTGAAGGAAAATGGCTCAAAAAAGAG GGTTAGAACTGAATCATGCGGCACTTCTAGTTCCAAGGCATGTAGGGAGAAGTTGCGCAGAGATAGACTaaatgacaa GTTTTTGGAATTGGCATCTCTCCTTGAACCTGGAAGGCCTCCTAAGGCTGACAAGGCCGCTATATTGATAGATGCTGTTAGAATGGTGACCCAGTTGCGTGGTGAAGCTCAGAAATTGAAGGACTCGAACAGTAGTCTgcaagagaaaatcaaagagTTGAAA GCTGAGAAAAATGAGCTTCGTGACGAGAAGCAAAGATTGAAAGCCGAGAAGGAGAAGTTGGAACACCAATTGAAGGCCACAAGTGCACAACCTAACTTCTTGCCTCCACCTCCCGCAATGCCTGCGGCATTTGCCACCCAAGGCCAGGCCCCCGGAAACAAGTTGGTGCCTTTCCTTGGTTACCCTGGTGTTGCCATGTGGCAATTCATGCCTCCAGCGGCGGTCGATACCTCACAAGATCATGTTCTCCGCCCACCAGTTGCTTAA
- the LOC104450204 gene encoding transcription factor ILR3 isoform X1, with product MVSPEQANWIYDCGLIDDIAAAAADGGPFQVSGSGFSWPDQPLNGSSIFSAEIDGSLGDSDGVKENGSKKRVRSESCSASSSKACREKLRRDRLNDKFLELASILEPGRPPKTDKAAILIDVVRMVTQLRGEAQKLKDSNSSLQEKIKELKAEKNELRDEKQRLKAEKEKLEHQLKAMNAQPSFLPPPPAIPAAFATQGQAPGNKLVPFIGYPGVAMWQFMPPATVDTSQDHVLRPPVA from the exons ATGGTGTCACCGGAGCAGGCGAATTGGATCTACGACTGCGGCTTGATCGACGAtatcgccgccgccgcggcggaCGGCGGCCCCTTCCAGGTCTCCGGCTCCGGATTCTCGTGGCCCGATCAGCCCCTGAACGGATCCTCCATTTTCAG CGCGGAAATTGATGGTTCCTTAGGGGATTCAGATGGAGTGAAGGAAAATGGCTCAAAAAAGAG GGTTAGAAGTGAATCATGCAGTGCTTCTAGTTCCAAGGCATGTAGGGAGAAATTGCGTAGAGATAGACTAAATGACAA GTTTTTGGAATTGGCATCTATCCTTGAACCTGGAAGGCCTCCTAAGACAGACAAGGCCGCAATATTGATAGATGTGGTTCGAATGGTGACCCAGTTGCGTGGTGAAGCTCAGAAATTGAAGGACTCGAACAGTAGTCTccaagagaaaatcaaagagTTGAAA GCTGAGAAAAATGAGCTTCGTGACGAGAAGCAAAGATTAAAAGCAGAGAAAGAGAAGTTGGAACACCAATTGAAGGCCATGAACGCACAACCAAGCTTCTTGCCTCCACCTCCTGCAATTCCTGCAGCATTTGCCACCCAAGGCCAAGCCCCCGGAAACAAGTTGGTGCCTTTCATTGGTTACCCCGGTGTTGCCATGTGGCAATTCATGCCTCCAGCAACTGTGGATACCTCACAAGATCATGTTCTCCGCCCACCAGTTGCTTAA
- the LOC104450204 gene encoding transcription factor ILR3 isoform X2, with protein MVSPEQANWIYDCGLIDDIAAAAADGGPFQVSGSGFSWPDQPLNGSSIFSAEIDGSLGDSDGVKENGSKKRFLELASILEPGRPPKTDKAAILIDVVRMVTQLRGEAQKLKDSNSSLQEKIKELKAEKNELRDEKQRLKAEKEKLEHQLKAMNAQPSFLPPPPAIPAAFATQGQAPGNKLVPFIGYPGVAMWQFMPPATVDTSQDHVLRPPVA; from the exons ATGGTGTCACCGGAGCAGGCGAATTGGATCTACGACTGCGGCTTGATCGACGAtatcgccgccgccgcggcggaCGGCGGCCCCTTCCAGGTCTCCGGCTCCGGATTCTCGTGGCCCGATCAGCCCCTGAACGGATCCTCCATTTTCAG CGCGGAAATTGATGGTTCCTTAGGGGATTCAGATGGAGTGAAGGAAAATGGCTCAAAAAAGAG GTTTTTGGAATTGGCATCTATCCTTGAACCTGGAAGGCCTCCTAAGACAGACAAGGCCGCAATATTGATAGATGTGGTTCGAATGGTGACCCAGTTGCGTGGTGAAGCTCAGAAATTGAAGGACTCGAACAGTAGTCTccaagagaaaatcaaagagTTGAAA GCTGAGAAAAATGAGCTTCGTGACGAGAAGCAAAGATTAAAAGCAGAGAAAGAGAAGTTGGAACACCAATTGAAGGCCATGAACGCACAACCAAGCTTCTTGCCTCCACCTCCTGCAATTCCTGCAGCATTTGCCACCCAAGGCCAAGCCCCCGGAAACAAGTTGGTGCCTTTCATTGGTTACCCCGGTGTTGCCATGTGGCAATTCATGCCTCCAGCAACTGTGGATACCTCACAAGATCATGTTCTCCGCCCACCAGTTGCTTAA
- the LOC104450205 gene encoding autophagy-related protein 18f, producing MIIAELGESAVVFLPWLLLTLISPASGMRNSDGQKTRGDNSPRSGRVSGFIPSSFRAISSYLRIVSSGASTVARSAASVASSIVDRDDDSGHDLVLWAGFDKLEGKGDVNRRVLLLGYRSGFQVWDVEEADDVRDLVSRHDGPVSFMQVLPNPISSTKLEDKFCESRPLLVLCGDSSGGTNFQDGFTTHHNGNIPNNNDNTFVPTTVRFYSLRSQSYVHVLKFRSAVYSVRCSSRVVAISQAAQIHCFHATSLERAYTILTNPVVSGSPGFSGVGYGPLAVGPRWLAYSGSPVVISNSGRVTPQPLQSSTSSSGLVSNGSLAAHYAKESSKHLAAGIVTLGDMGYKKLSRYYSDLLPDSSSPQSGNCGRNGVGVVNGYPQDANYVGMVIVRDIISKSVVAQFKAHKSHVSALCFDPSGTILVTASVTGHNINVFKITPVFAGTSTSFDVGSSCVHLYRLQRGFTNAVIQDISFSDDSCWIMISSSRGTSHLFAIDPSGGSVSFQSAESTFAAQNGGLVATKSAVRWPPTADLQMPSQQNVCVAGNPVTLSAISRIRNGSNGWRGTVSGAAAVATGRFHSLPGAIASCFHICKRSDSYADRNSSKSKYHLLVFSPSGCMIQYALQVSTGLDPISTLAEVGNAYESAVDCDGRMVVEAIQKWNICQKHTRREREDNFDIYGENGSADSKKIYPEGIIKESCNSVGIDAAAKMRISSEEKHHFYISEAELQMHQAQIPSWAKPGIIFQVMLAEDVSSYEENASEGESEIEKISTHVIEARSKDLVPVFDYLQMSKNQHARMVNTNSNSNGRVQYQPSALSERGSFSCRSSLKGSGFAVAQQDRIEETALYGLMMPKESKEFVNSNVSMNPETRPETVNKREGMNLEDPLENVNSNKEGLRMENNFEDEGDELD from the exons ATGATTATAGCAGAACTCGGAGAATCGGCGGTGGTTTTTTTGCCCTGGTTGTTGTTGACTTTGATCTCGCCGGCTTCGGGGATGAGGAATAGCGATGGCCAGAAGACCCGCGGCGACAATTCGCCGCGATCGGGCCGTGTCAGTGGCTTCATCCCTAGCTCGTTTCGCGCCATTTCAAGTTACTTGAGGATCGTTTCCTCGGGGGCGTCGACTGTGGCGCGGTCCGCGGCATCGGTGGCGTCGTCGATCGTGGATAGGGATGATGATTCTGGCCATGATCTG GTGCTCTGGGCTGGATTTGACAAGTTAGAGGGTAAAGGTGATGTTAATAGGAGAGTTCTCCTGCTCGGATACCGATCTGGCTTCCAAGTTTGGGATGTCGAAGAAGCTGATGATGTGCGCGACCTAGTATCTAGACATGATGGTCCTGTCTCATTCATGCAAGTGTTGCCCAATCCAATTTCATCAACTAAATTGGAGGACAAGTTTTGTGAGAGCCGACCCCTGCTGGTACTCTGTGGTGACAGTTCAGGAGGCACTAACTTCCAGGATGGGTTCACCACTCACCATAATGGAAACATACCTAACAATAATGATAATACTTTTGTACCTACTACTGTTCGGTTTTATTCCTTGAGGTCTCAATCATATGTACATGTTCTAAAGTTCAGATCAGCTGTTTATTCTGTGAGGTGCAGCTCTCGGGTTGTTGCTATTTCTCAAGCAGCTCAG ATACACTGTTTTCACGCCACATCTCTAGAAAGGGCATATACTATTCTTACAAATCCTGTCGTCTCGGGCTCTCCTGGTTTTAGTGGTGTAGGCTATGGGCCTCTGGCTGTGGGCCCAAGGTGGTTGGCTTATAGTGGAAGTCCAGTTGTAATTTCAAACAGTGGACGTGTCACTCCACAGCCTCTCCAATCTTCTACGAGCTCTTCTGGTTTGGTTTCAAATGGCAGCCTGGCGGCGCACTATGCCAAAGAATCAAGCAAGCATCTTGCAGCTGGGATTGTGACTCTTGGAGACATGGGTTATAAGAAGCTATCCAGATATTACTCTGACCTTCTACCTGATAGCAGCTCTCCACAGTCCGGGAATTGTGGCCGGAATGGCGTGGGAGTGGTCAATGGTTATCCTCAAGATGCCAATTATGTTGGGATG GTCATTGTGAGGGATATCATAAGTAAATCCGTGGTCGCGCAGTTTAAGGCACACAAGAGCCATGTTTCTGCATTGTGCTTTGATCCTAGTGGGACCATTCTAGTAACTGCTTCAGTCACGGGTCACAACATAAATGTCTTCAAAATAACGCCAGTGTTTGCTGGAACCTCCACTTCGTTTGATGTGGGATCATCTTGTGTACACCTCTACCGGTTGCAACGTGGTTTCACCAATGCT GTTATCCAGGATATAAGTTTTAGTGATGACAGCTGTTGGATAATGATTAGCTCCTCAAGGGGAACAAGTCACCTGTTTGCTATAGATCCTTCTGGAGGATCAGTTAGTTTTCAGTCGGCCGAGTCAACTTTTGCTGCTCAGAATGGTGGATTGGTTGCGACTAAGTCAGCAGTTCGCTGGCCACCTACTGCAGACTTACAAATGCCTAGTCAACAGAATGTTTGTGTGGCAGGCAATCCAGTTACACTCTCTGCTATAAGCAGAATAAGAAATGGAAGCAATGGATGGAGAGGCACCGTAAGTGGTGCAGCTGCAGTTGCAACGGGCAGGTTTCATTCCCTGCCAGGGGCTATTGCTTCATGCTTTCACATTTGCAAAAGGAGTGACTCTTATGCAGATCGAAATTCCTCAAAGTCTAAGTACCATCTACTAGTATTCTCCCCTTCTGGTTGTATGATACAGTATGCATTGCAAGTATCAACTGGACTAGATCCCATTTCAACACTGGCCGAAGTGGGGAATGCATATGAATCAGCAGTAGATTGTGATGGTAGAATGGTGGTTGAGGCTATTCAGAAATGGAATATATGTCAGAAACATACCAGGAGAGAACGGGAAGACAACTTTGACATATATGGTGAGAATGGGAGTGCAGATAGCAAGAAGATATACCCTGAAGGAATCATCAAGGAAAGTTGCAATTCTGTTGGAATAGATGCGGCAGCAAAGATGAGGATTAGTTCTGAGGAAAAgcatcatttttatatttcagaaGCTGAACTTCAGATGCACCAAGCTCAGATACCATCATGGGCAAAACCCGGG ATCATCTTCCAGGTAATGTTGGCAGAAGACGTCAGTTCGTATGAAGAAAATGCTTCAGAAGGGGAGAGTGAGATTGAAAAGATCTCAACCCACGTAATTGAAGCAAGGTCAAAGGACTTAGTTCCAGTTTTTGACTATCTTCAAATGTCCAAGAATCAACACGCCAG AATGGTTAACACAAACAGTAACAGTAATGGACGAGTACAGTATCAGCCATCCGCATTGTCAGAGAGAGGCAGTTTTTCTTGCAGGAGCAGCCTTAAAGGCAGTGGCTTTGCAGTCGCACAACAGGATCGCATTGAAGAGACTGCTCTATATGGTCTCATGATGCCCAAAGAAAGTAAGGAATTTGTAAATAGTAATGTTAGCATGAATCCTGAGACCAGGCCTGAGACTGTAAATAAAAGGGAGGGCATGAATTTGGAGGATCCTCTTGAAAATGTAAATAGCAACAAAGAAGGCTTGAGGATGGAGAATAATTTTGAAGATGAAGGCGATGAGCTTGATTAG